In Synechococcus sp. CB0101, a genomic segment contains:
- a CDS encoding ATP phosphoribosyltransferase regulatory subunit, with product MALQPAAGARDLNPREVDGNRWLCDQLAEVYRRWGYAEVAPPLVERLETLEAGGGIRDRELVRLASDEPLGLRPEMTASIARAACTRLASRPRPLRLWSSGAVFRSALSDVGQPRLEERLQSGVELLGADATQALVADAELLRLLLACLRQLQITADHQPTLLLGHHGILSALLDQVPAQQRLATRQALINFDPLALADLELPGHQRQGLQQLLRLRGDTKAVLYQLEQLLGPSSLLEQLAGTLNSVAAVAAGQGVRLQLDPSFQPHFDLYDGLVLKLVCQGPVAPVPLASGGRYDALVARFGGAAGGMGFSFDVEAIRELIGTEASAPERPAATLVAYGTEGQLGEALDLLEALHRDGARAELLQSPCASRADAEAVAAERGCAACHWIGS from the coding sequence ATGGCCCTGCAACCCGCTGCCGGCGCCAGGGATCTCAACCCGCGCGAAGTGGATGGCAATCGCTGGCTGTGCGATCAGCTGGCCGAGGTGTATCGGCGCTGGGGCTATGCCGAAGTAGCCCCGCCGCTGGTGGAGCGCTTGGAAACCCTCGAAGCCGGTGGCGGCATTCGCGATCGCGAGTTGGTGCGACTGGCCTCCGATGAACCTCTGGGCTTACGGCCTGAGATGACGGCCTCCATCGCTCGGGCTGCTTGCACCCGGCTCGCGAGCCGGCCCCGCCCCCTGCGCTTGTGGAGCAGCGGGGCCGTTTTCCGCAGCGCCCTCAGCGATGTGGGCCAACCCCGGCTGGAGGAGCGACTCCAGAGCGGTGTGGAACTGCTTGGTGCCGACGCCACTCAGGCACTGGTTGCGGACGCGGAGCTGCTGCGGTTGTTGCTCGCCTGTCTGCGCCAGCTGCAGATCACCGCAGACCACCAACCCACACTGCTGCTGGGCCACCACGGCATTCTCAGTGCACTGCTCGATCAGGTGCCGGCGCAGCAACGCCTGGCCACGCGCCAGGCCCTGATCAACTTCGATCCACTCGCTCTGGCCGATCTGGAACTGCCGGGCCACCAACGCCAGGGATTGCAGCAGCTGCTGCGGCTGCGGGGTGACACCAAGGCCGTGCTCTACCAACTGGAGCAATTACTGGGCCCCTCGAGCCTGCTGGAGCAATTAGCGGGCACCCTCAACAGCGTGGCCGCCGTGGCTGCTGGGCAGGGCGTCAGACTCCAGCTCGATCCGAGTTTTCAGCCCCACTTCGACCTCTACGACGGTCTGGTGCTGAAGTTGGTCTGCCAGGGCCCGGTGGCTCCAGTGCCCCTGGCCAGCGGAGGTCGTTACGACGCGCTGGTGGCGCGCTTCGGTGGAGCGGCTGGTGGCATGGGTTTCAGCTTTGATGTGGAAGCGATTCGCGAGCTGATCGGCACCGAAGCCAGCGCACCCGAGCGCCCCGCCGCCACACTCGTGGCCTACGGCACAGAGGGTCAACTGGGCGAGGCGCTCGATTTACTGGAAGCACTGCACCGCGACGGTGCACGGGCTGAATTGCTGCAGAGCCCCTGCGCTAGTCGAGCCGATGCGGAGGCGGTGGCTGCAGAACGCGGCTGCGCCGCCTGCCACTGGATCGGTTCCTAG
- a CDS encoding inositol monophosphatase family protein gives MSTPDQQRLSDQSAEASGLKLAELEQLADVAQRAAEAGAAQLLNHFGRLESIREKGRAGDLVTEADVAAEQAVLAVLEHGTPDLGVLAEESGRRPGKGSALEWCVDPLDGTTNYAHRYPFFGTSIGLTWNGQPLLGALAVPALQQLYWAAPGLGAWCNGSRIQVSQCTSLASSLLVTGFAYDRHERLDNNYAEFAWFTHRTRGVRRGGAAAVDLAFVADGRLDGYWERGLSPWDLAAGVALVEQAGGVVCAYDGSPAHLAEGRLIACSPGLRQALIEGLADCQPLSGASFGAPELDKAAP, from the coding sequence ATGAGCACACCTGACCAGCAGCGGCTCTCGGATCAGAGCGCCGAGGCCAGTGGCCTGAAGCTGGCGGAGCTGGAGCAGCTCGCCGATGTGGCGCAACGCGCGGCCGAGGCCGGAGCGGCGCAGCTGTTGAACCACTTCGGACGCTTGGAATCCATCCGGGAAAAGGGACGCGCCGGAGACCTGGTTACCGAGGCGGATGTGGCCGCTGAGCAGGCGGTGTTGGCTGTGCTCGAGCACGGCACCCCGGATCTCGGTGTTCTGGCCGAGGAGAGCGGGCGGCGCCCCGGCAAGGGCTCGGCGCTGGAGTGGTGCGTGGATCCGCTCGATGGCACCACCAACTACGCCCATCGGTACCCCTTTTTCGGCACATCAATCGGCCTCACCTGGAACGGCCAGCCGCTGCTGGGGGCCCTGGCGGTGCCGGCACTGCAACAGTTGTATTGGGCCGCTCCTGGGCTGGGAGCCTGGTGCAACGGCAGCCGCATCCAGGTGAGCCAGTGCACAAGCCTCGCGAGCTCCCTGCTGGTGACCGGATTTGCCTACGACCGGCACGAGCGGCTCGACAACAACTACGCCGAATTCGCCTGGTTTACACACCGCACCCGGGGGGTGCGCCGTGGTGGGGCGGCGGCCGTGGATCTGGCCTTTGTGGCCGATGGCCGTCTCGATGGCTATTGGGAGCGGGGCCTCTCGCCGTGGGATCTGGCGGCCGGCGTTGCCCTGGTGGAGCAGGCCGGTGGTGTGGTCTGCGCCTATGACGGCAGCCCAGCGCACCTGGCGGAAGGGCGCCTGATCGCCTGCAGCCCCGGTTTGCGCCAAGCCTTGATCGAGGGGCTGGCTGATTGCCAGCCCCTCAGCGGTGCCAGCTTCGGCGCCCCGGAACTCGATAAGGCCGCTCCATAG
- a CDS encoding 2Fe-2S iron-sulfur cluster-binding protein has product MRTYPITVHWRQENRTIALDVPEGEYILRSFEQQGEPLPFSCRNGCCTACAVRVLEGSIDQREALGLSREIRAQGYGLLCVARATGPLEVETQDEDEVYEMQFGRHFGRGKVRAGLPLDEE; this is encoded by the coding sequence ATGCGCACCTATCCGATCACGGTCCATTGGCGGCAGGAAAACCGCACCATCGCCCTGGACGTGCCGGAAGGGGAATACATCCTGCGCAGCTTCGAGCAGCAGGGTGAGCCGCTGCCCTTCAGTTGCCGCAATGGCTGCTGCACCGCCTGCGCCGTGCGCGTGCTGGAGGGTTCGATTGATCAGCGCGAGGCACTGGGCCTCTCCCGCGAGATCCGCGCCCAGGGATATGGCCTCCTTTGTGTGGCGCGAGCCACCGGGCCGCTGGAGGTGGAAACCCAAGATGAAGACGAGGTTTACGAGATGCAGTTCGGCAGGCACTTCGGCCGTGGCAAGGTGCGTGCCGGCCTGCCCCTCGATGAGGAATGA
- the pstB gene encoding phosphate ABC transporter ATP-binding protein PstB, whose translation MSPASTTACFNLENVSISYGSNVAVRGVYMEVPRGKVTAFIGPSGCGKSTVLRSLNRMNDLIEGCSLKGRVLFDNQDLYARDVDPVEVRRRIGMVFQKPNPFPKSIYENIAFGARINGFRGDMDELVERSLRKAALWDETKDKLKVSGYSLSGGQQQRLCIARAIAIEPEVILMDEPCSALDPISTLKIEEMMHELKKSYTIVIVTHNMQQAVRVSDMTGFFNVTANPDSDGKVGCLEEFAETEQIFNAPKQKATQDYVTGRFG comes from the coding sequence ATGTCGCCTGCCTCCACCACCGCCTGCTTCAACCTCGAGAACGTGAGCATCAGCTACGGCAGCAACGTGGCTGTGCGTGGTGTGTACATGGAGGTCCCCCGCGGCAAAGTCACCGCCTTCATCGGCCCATCGGGTTGTGGCAAGAGCACGGTGCTGCGTTCCCTCAACCGCATGAACGATTTGATCGAGGGTTGCAGCCTCAAGGGCCGGGTGCTGTTCGACAACCAAGACCTCTACGCCCGCGATGTGGATCCGGTGGAGGTGAGACGCCGTATCGGCATGGTGTTCCAGAAACCCAACCCCTTCCCGAAGAGCATCTACGAAAACATCGCCTTCGGCGCCCGCATCAACGGGTTTCGTGGGGATATGGATGAGTTAGTGGAGCGCTCCCTGCGCAAAGCGGCCCTCTGGGATGAAACCAAAGACAAGCTCAAGGTGAGCGGTTATTCGCTCTCCGGCGGGCAACAGCAGCGCCTGTGCATCGCCAGGGCAATCGCGATCGAGCCGGAGGTGATCCTGATGGATGAGCCCTGTTCAGCGCTCGACCCCATCTCCACCTTGAAAATCGAAGAGATGATGCATGAGCTCAAGAAGAGCTACACGATCGTGATCGTGACCCACAACATGCAACAGGCCGTGCGCGTCAGCGACATGACCGGGTTCTTCAACGTCACCGCCAACCCTGACAGTGACGGCAAGGTGGGCTGCCTGGAGGAATTCGCCGAGACCGAACAGATCTTCAATGCCCCCAAGCAAAAGGCAACCCAGGATTACGTCACCGGACGCTTCGGCTGA
- the pstA gene encoding phosphate ABC transporter permease PstA produces MTSFNRGSLTLQPSLARNRWNQLLTITAGLFTALAVLPLIVVIAYVLFKGGSLISLKLLTELPPPPGLDGGGIGNAILGTLIVTLVAALIAVPVGVGAGMYLAEFASAGWFARFVRFGTNVLAGVPSIICGVFVYGLIVSTRLFFNQSYSALAGGIALAVLMLPTVIKTTDEALKLVPQELRWGAMGVGASRFITITRVTLPAAFSSIATGVVLAVARAAGETAPLIFTALFSPFWPEGLFNPIASMSVLIYNFAIMPYDAQIALAWASSFVLVVMILLANLLARWLGRFSNT; encoded by the coding sequence ATGACCTCCTTTAACCGCGGCTCCCTCACCCTGCAGCCCTCCCTGGCGCGCAACCGCTGGAATCAGCTGCTCACGATCACGGCGGGTCTGTTCACCGCCCTGGCCGTTCTGCCCCTGATCGTGGTGATCGCCTATGTGTTGTTCAAGGGTGGCTCCCTGATCAGCCTGAAGCTGCTCACCGAGTTGCCTCCGCCGCCAGGGCTGGATGGTGGTGGCATCGGCAATGCCATCCTCGGCACCTTGATCGTCACTCTGGTGGCGGCGCTGATTGCGGTACCAGTGGGTGTCGGTGCCGGTATGTATTTGGCGGAATTCGCCTCTGCCGGCTGGTTTGCCCGCTTCGTGCGCTTTGGCACGAATGTGCTGGCCGGTGTGCCCTCCATCATCTGCGGCGTGTTCGTGTACGGCCTGATCGTGAGCACACGCCTGTTCTTCAATCAGAGCTACAGCGCCCTCGCCGGCGGCATCGCCCTTGCGGTGTTGATGCTGCCCACGGTGATCAAAACCACCGATGAGGCACTCAAGCTCGTGCCTCAGGAACTGCGCTGGGGAGCGATGGGCGTCGGTGCTTCGCGCTTCATCACGATCACCCGCGTGACGTTGCCGGCCGCCTTCTCCTCGATCGCCACAGGCGTGGTGTTGGCGGTGGCGCGGGCAGCCGGTGAAACGGCTCCCTTGATCTTCACGGCGCTGTTTTCACCGTTTTGGCCTGAAGGCTTGTTCAACCCGATCGCGTCGATGTCGGTGTTGATCTACAACTTCGCGATCATGCCCTACGACGCTCAGATCGCTCTGGCCTGGGCGTCGTCGTTTGTGTTGGTGGTGATGATCCTTCTGGCCAATCTGTTGGCCCGCTGGCTGGGCCGTTTCAGCAACACCTGA
- the pstC gene encoding phosphate ABC transporter permease subunit PstC, protein MAAGARPELFSQRRRPPWELLIDRGFQKLAVVLASVVGLVLIGILFTVLGGAREAIGRFGLAFLTTSNWDPIGEHYGAFTAIYGTVVSSLLALAIAVPLGVGTAIFLTENIIPLAIRQVLGVMVELLAAIPSVVLGLWGIFVMEPFLRPGLTSLHQWLGWLPFFSTTPLGPGMAPAVLILVVMILPIITAISRDSLQQVPLTLRQAAYGVGTTRWGAIVHVILPAAISGITGGVMLALGRAMGETMAVTMLIGNSNNFSFSLLAPANTISSMLANQFGEADGLQVSALMYAALVLMVLTLVVNLLAQVIVRRLSLKY, encoded by the coding sequence ATGGCCGCGGGTGCCCGCCCTGAACTCTTCTCGCAGCGGCGGCGTCCCCCCTGGGAACTGCTGATCGATCGGGGCTTCCAGAAACTGGCCGTGGTGCTCGCCTCGGTGGTGGGCCTTGTGCTGATCGGCATTTTGTTCACGGTGCTCGGAGGGGCCCGAGAAGCAATCGGCCGCTTCGGGCTTGCCTTCCTCACCACCTCCAACTGGGACCCGATCGGGGAGCACTACGGCGCCTTCACGGCCATCTATGGCACGGTCGTGAGTTCGCTGCTGGCCCTGGCGATCGCCGTGCCGCTCGGGGTGGGCACCGCCATCTTTCTCACTGAAAACATCATTCCCCTGGCGATTCGGCAGGTGCTTGGGGTGATGGTGGAGCTGCTGGCGGCCATTCCCTCCGTGGTGCTTGGTCTCTGGGGCATTTTTGTGATGGAGCCCTTCCTCCGGCCCGGGCTCACGAGCCTCCATCAATGGTTGGGCTGGCTGCCCTTCTTCTCCACAACCCCGCTTGGGCCGGGGATGGCCCCGGCCGTTTTGATCCTGGTGGTGATGATCCTGCCGATCATCACGGCCATCTCCCGCGATTCCCTGCAGCAGGTGCCGCTCACGCTGCGCCAGGCCGCCTATGGCGTGGGTACCACCCGCTGGGGAGCGATCGTGCATGTGATCCTGCCGGCGGCGATTTCTGGCATCACCGGCGGTGTGATGCTCGCCTTGGGCCGCGCCATGGGCGAAACCATGGCGGTGACGATGCTGATCGGTAACTCCAACAACTTCAGCTTCAGCCTGCTGGCACCGGCCAACACGATCTCGTCGATGTTGGCCAATCAGTTCGGTGAAGCCGATGGCCTGCAGGTCTCGGCCCTGATGTACGCCGCGCTGGTGCTGATGGTGCTCACCCTGGTGGTCAACCTGCTCGCCCAGGTGATCGTGCGCCGGTTGAGCCTCAAATACTGA
- the dnaK gene encoding molecular chaperone DnaK has translation MARIVGIDLGTTNSVVAVLEGGRPQVIASAEGGRTTPSVVGFSKDSELLVGQLARRQLVLNPRNTFANLKRFVGRQWDELEESSLSVPYTVRANDQGNVRVVCPATEREYAPEELVASILRKLVDDASTYLGEPVEAAVITVPAYFNDAQRQATRDAGRLAGISVERILNEPTAAALAYGFDRSTVKRVLVFDLGGGTFDVSVLRIAQGVFDVKATSGDTQLGGNDWDRRIVDWLADQFQSEHGVDLRRDRQALQRLTEAAEKAKIELSGVQSTPISLPFIATAEAGPLHIETSLERRTFEGLCPDLLDRLLRPVQRALRDSGLAAEDIDDVVLVGGSTRMPMVQEMVRTLIPLEPCQSVNPDEVVAIGAAVQAGILTGELRDLMLNDVTPLSLGLETIGGVMKVLIPRNTSIPVRKSDVFSTSEANQSSVEIHVLQGERQMAEGNKSLGRFRLSGIPPAPRGVPQVQVSFDIDANGLLQVSATDRTTGRQQSVSIQGGSNLSEDEIKTLIEEAEQKASEDRRRKAEIDRRNRAQTLVAQAERRLRDAALELGPYGAERQQRAVEIAVRDVQDQLSSGDLGDLDLAVSQLQEALYGLNRRLASERKQESSPLQGLKNTLGSLKDELFADDDWDDWDSRSRGRDPWAEPSWGAGRSGWGADDWNRPAPVPTPRYDDLRERNGYGQESIPSRSAFYEPDRYARDPFDNDRYASDRYDNDRYDRDRYEPATNDRDSYDQAPDERDDGREERFAERSGQQERRSARPAPFEGDPWAED, from the coding sequence TTGGCACGGATCGTTGGCATCGACCTGGGCACCACCAACTCGGTGGTGGCGGTGCTGGAGGGCGGCCGCCCTCAGGTGATTGCCAGCGCCGAAGGCGGACGCACCACGCCATCGGTGGTGGGCTTCAGCAAAGACTCTGAACTGCTGGTGGGGCAATTGGCGCGCCGCCAACTGGTGCTCAACCCCCGCAATACCTTCGCGAACCTCAAGCGCTTCGTGGGGCGGCAGTGGGACGAACTGGAGGAGAGCAGCCTCTCGGTTCCCTACACGGTGCGGGCCAACGACCAGGGCAATGTGCGCGTGGTCTGTCCCGCGACGGAACGGGAGTACGCGCCTGAGGAGCTGGTGGCCAGCATCCTCCGCAAGCTCGTGGATGACGCCAGCACCTATCTGGGAGAGCCGGTGGAAGCGGCGGTGATCACCGTGCCGGCCTATTTCAACGACGCCCAGCGCCAGGCCACCCGCGATGCGGGCCGCCTGGCTGGTATCAGCGTGGAGCGGATTCTCAACGAGCCCACAGCGGCGGCCCTCGCTTACGGCTTTGATCGCAGCACGGTCAAGCGCGTGCTGGTGTTCGACCTTGGCGGCGGCACCTTTGATGTGTCGGTGCTGCGCATCGCCCAGGGGGTGTTCGATGTGAAGGCCACCAGCGGCGACACCCAATTAGGCGGCAACGATTGGGACCGGCGCATCGTTGATTGGCTGGCTGATCAATTCCAGAGCGAGCACGGCGTTGACCTCCGCCGCGATCGCCAGGCCCTGCAGCGGCTCACCGAAGCCGCGGAAAAAGCCAAGATCGAGCTGAGTGGTGTGCAGAGCACGCCGATCTCGCTGCCCTTCATTGCGACCGCTGAAGCCGGTCCGCTTCATATCGAAACCAGTCTCGAGCGGCGCACCTTCGAAGGCCTGTGCCCCGACCTGCTCGACCGCTTGCTGCGCCCGGTGCAGCGGGCCCTGCGCGATTCCGGCCTGGCCGCTGAAGACATCGACGACGTGGTGCTGGTTGGTGGCTCCACCCGCATGCCGATGGTGCAGGAAATGGTGCGGACCCTGATTCCGCTCGAGCCTTGTCAATCGGTGAATCCCGATGAGGTGGTGGCGATCGGAGCGGCTGTTCAAGCCGGGATCCTCACGGGTGAACTGCGCGACCTGATGCTCAACGACGTCACGCCCCTCTCACTGGGTCTGGAGACCATCGGTGGCGTGATGAAGGTGTTGATTCCGCGCAACACCTCGATTCCGGTGCGCAAGAGCGATGTCTTCAGCACCTCAGAAGCGAATCAGAGCTCCGTGGAGATCCATGTGCTCCAGGGGGAGCGCCAGATGGCCGAGGGCAACAAAAGCCTTGGCCGTTTCCGCCTATCCGGCATTCCGCCGGCACCGCGTGGGGTTCCTCAGGTGCAGGTGTCGTTCGACATCGATGCCAATGGACTGCTCCAGGTCTCAGCCACAGACCGCACCACGGGCCGCCAGCAGAGCGTGAGCATTCAGGGGGGCTCGAATCTCAGTGAGGACGAGATCAAGACCCTGATCGAAGAGGCGGAACAGAAGGCCAGCGAAGACCGTCGCCGCAAGGCGGAGATCGATCGCCGCAACCGGGCGCAGACCCTGGTGGCCCAAGCGGAGCGCCGCCTCCGTGATGCAGCCCTGGAGCTGGGCCCCTATGGCGCTGAACGCCAGCAACGGGCTGTGGAAATTGCGGTGCGCGACGTGCAGGATCAGTTGTCGTCCGGCGATCTGGGTGATCTCGATCTGGCGGTGAGCCAGCTGCAGGAGGCGCTCTACGGGCTCAACCGCCGCTTGGCGAGCGAGCGCAAGCAGGAGAGCAGCCCCTTGCAGGGCCTCAAGAACACCCTGGGATCCCTCAAGGACGAACTGTTCGCCGACGACGACTGGGATGACTGGGATTCCCGCAGCCGTGGGCGTGATCCCTGGGCCGAACCCAGCTGGGGAGCCGGCAGAAGTGGTTGGGGGGCTGACGACTGGAACCGCCCTGCCCCTGTGCCAACGCCTCGTTACGACGATCTGCGTGAGCGCAATGGCTACGGCCAGGAGTCGATCCCAAGCCGCAGCGCTTTTTACGAACCCGACCGCTACGCGCGAGACCCATTCGACAACGATCGCTACGCCAGCGATCGCTATGACAACGATCGTTACGACAGAGATCGCTACGAGCCCGCCACCAACGACCGGGACTCTTACGACCAGGCTCCTG